A window of Pseudoliparis swirei isolate HS2019 ecotype Mariana Trench chromosome 2, NWPU_hadal_v1, whole genome shotgun sequence genomic DNA:
AAACTTAATTGTTTTAAATGCCAGTTGCTGTGAGCAGCGTGTCTGGTTTTCTTTTGATGTCTAACAGGTGGGACAGATAGACGACCCTCTGATGTTTCATTTGACCTTTGTCCTCTTGGTAATAAATCCACTTGTAGTCCAACTGGCCGATAAACCTTTCATCGTGTGATGAACTGCAGTTCCCAGAATTCCATGTGAGATGAACATCTTGTAGTCTGCCTCCTCTTATTAAACACAGTGTAAATCTAGCCCGGCTGTAGAGAGGACAAGTCCCGCCCTTTTCCGGTGTCCCCCATTGGACCTTACATCAGACTGCCACACATATTTTTGAAAGTATATTCGGGAGACAATTGCAAGAGACAAATATTTGTTGGGATCCTGTTTGAATTGCTGCTCATAAGATTTGTCAAGTTTCATGTAATATTGCAAGTCAAGAACGTGGCAGTTTGTGGGAGTATTATTTATCTTTGTGTTAAACCGCTCAGTGAACTACGTCCCTCGTCTGGCGCAATGCACATCATCGACACagccgttagcttagcttactAGCTAGCCAGGTAACTTAGCTAACGTAACAATGGTAACAGTATCTTACGCGATGTGTTTTATCCAGTTTTATCTGCACGGCAAGCCAGAGAACACGCAGAACTCATGTTTGCTGAGAGTCCATCCTGGTACCAAACAAACAGGCATCGTAGGTTTGGTGAGACATCACCAAATCTCAGTCTTTCTAATTGCGTATTGTCAGGTTTTTTCCCAGCAGTTTTTGTTGTAATTCAATTGGGATTATTAAGTTATTTGTCATTCCACCGTTAGCTAAAATAACATATCACCGTTAGCTAAAATAACATATCAACGTTAGCTAAAATAACATATCACCGTTAGTTAAAATAACATATCACCGTTAGCTAAAATAACATATCACCGTTAGCTAAAATAACATTACTTTTTTCAGAAATAAGGTCCCATTTGCCTCGTTAAATCCCACAGTTATAACCACTGTACACACAAACCAAGAACCACATGGACTCCCAGTGCTGTCGATGCGTTTCCCACTAGTACACACACTTATCTCTGTGGGAACTCAACGGTGTTTTCCTTTGAAGTCTTAAGGAAACATGAATACAATCTGAATTGTACAGTACAACACAACGTATGTAGTTGTGTTTGCAGTTGACCAGCCATGAATAACCATTCAGGGAAATGCTATGGGGGAATGTGGTCGCACCACAGGAGTGAGACGCTACATAGTTACTCAGCTACACTGACTCACTGTCTAATCCAGTCGAGACTGTACGCATGACGGACCCGCTAACACGATTATTTTAACACTTGCCAACACCAAATCATATTCGTCGCCCGGGTAACGTTTGTGCTTTCAAAACCGTCAGTTTCTGCTCCTTCATTTCAAATGAGTGTCTTCGTATAAGGCCGTCACACAGTCACTGCCTTTCTGTCTCGTCACTCGTCTGCCATTTGGAGAATAACTTGGGGACAAATTACAGGATGTTGCACTCAGCGCAGAGACGTGACATCAAAAGTCTCTCTTCCCCGTGCAGAAGAAAGGTTGTCTCTTTTCAGGTTACGGTTGCTTTAAATCGAGTAAATAGCCTCGCTGACATCTCTCGAGGATGTTACTGTAAATGCACTTCAAGTGGCTGAATCATTTAACGTCTAATCAATATAATTCGCATTGCACCATCAACACACTTTAGTCTGACTCCCCGGTCGAGGAAGCCGGTACGACTGTCGTTAACGACTCCTCTGTGTCGAGGTGGGACCAGAATCTCACAGAATCGAGACGGAAATCTTTGCTTTCTTGAAGCCAGTTGAAAAGCTAATGAGATTGCGgaagcaaataaaaaatatatctataaagaTCCCTAAATCAGAGAGTCATAAATATTGCACAATCCActttaaaaagtaaagaaagCAGAGTTTTGTCGTCCTACTGGCTGGTAGATACGGTCTAGCTGTGCCATGCTGCCATCACCTGGCGGATGAGCTAACAGCAACTTCCGGGTCGACTGTGGCGTCCGTTTAGAAGCGTGTGACAAATGCGGCGAGGTGACAGCGTGTTGAGCGTGTGCGTGACATCAGGCGGCGCTGAGGGTTGTATTTTAGTCACGGAGCGGCATGTTGCAGATGTGGTGCAGCGATCAAAATTAGAGCAgcaacctttttaaaaacccaccaatgtttcctgtttcccccataaccccccaccccacacacacacacacacacacagtggggagGCAGCGAGGCCTTTTTTTATACCTGTCGGATGACAAGTTTTCGATCTTTATCCTTATTAACAAATGTCGAGATGCCTTGGGCTTTgtctcttttaaaaataattctcaTCTCAAGTCTCATGGGTGAGTCAATCAGCTTCCAAACACAGATGTTTTTCGTTGTTTTTTCTGCCACACAGCAGCAACTCCCATACTGTGAGCGTGAATCACGCCTTGGAAATTAATTGCGAGCGTTTGATCCCTCTTCGGAACGAACTTACACTAGCGAAGCATTCGCGGCAATCGGCAAACGGCAGTCGGCGCGTCAGATCATCACGCCGGTCAGGTTGCTCAAGGATCGGACGCTGCCCGTGCCCGTGCGCCTGCTCTTCCGCCTCACGCTCCGCAGGTAGTTCCTGTACAGGATCACGCTGATCACCCGGTCCTGGAACTGCTTGGAGACGATGTAGAACAGGATGACGTCCAGCACCGTGCTCAGGGTCATCAGGAACGTGCTGAAGACCGCCCACACGCTGAAGTCTGTGCCCGACCCCACCGAGCGCAGCACCAGGCACACGTGGAAGGGCACGAAGCACACCAGCACCTGCACGATCAGCGTGAGGATGATCCGGATGGACTTCTGCTTCACCTCGGGCTTGAGCCTGGAGGTGCGCCCGCGCAGCAGGTTGTCCACGATGACGACGTAGCAGCCGATCATGATGCACACGGgcaccaggaagaagaagacgagtcgCGCCAAGTCGACGGGGTTGTCGCGGCGCACGTGGACGACGTCCCGCATCTTGACGCAGGTGGTGAAGTCGGAGGCGCGGTCGGGGTCGCCCTCGGAGAAGAGCAGGGACGCGGTGCCGCCCAGGGTCATGACCCACACGGCGAGGCTCGCCACCACGGCCTTCGGGACGTTCCTCAGCTCTCTGCCGTGCTTCGGCTGGACGACGGCCATGTAGCGGTCGGCGCTGATCAGAGCAAACAGCCACAGGGCCATGCAGGGGTAGAAGACGGTGAGGGCGGAGACGACCCGGCACAGCAGGTCCCCGAAGGGCCAGGAGTCCCGGTGGAGGTAAACCATTCGGAagggcagcagcaggaggaaggtGAGGTCCACCAGCGCCACGTTTATCATGTAGACGGTGACCGAGTTCTTCTTCTTGGTGGTGAGAGAAAAGACCCACAGGGCGGTGACGTTGACGACGAGCCCGACGGCGAAGACGAAGGAGTAGAAGACCAGGCCCGCGACGCGGTACTCCGCCGGATGCGGCTCCGGCCGCACGGCAGCGCCGGACATTTTGGAGAAGTTCAGATTCAGCGTCATTCTGAAACTCACAGAGCACAGCAACTTATCGGTGTTTATTTCGCTCCGGCAGTTCTTCGATCATCATTGTTTTCGCTCTTTAAAGCCAATTTGTTTTCATGATTGGAGCCGGAGTCTTGTTAATTCACTTATGTTGAAAGGTCATGTGCCACTAGCAAGGTCCTAATGAGGAAAAAGTGATATGTTGGCTGCATATGTGGTTTCAAGTATGTGGAATTGATTAAATACAAGATGGATAGTTCTGTGATTCACTATAAACTGCAAAAATACATCGTCTCTTGCAAGTTTGACAAATAATCTGTTCGATTTTAAGGTTTTAAACGATCGGAGGACAAAGTAAAGCGACTTACTTTTGAACATGATGCCGAAGTTACTCCTCACGGGTCCACACAGTTTGAAGTCtttgaagaggaggaacagccaatagaaaacatgatgaaggtGAGTTTTCCAGCAACAGTACAGTAAAGAAATTCAGCGTGAAGTGAAACGATTAAAGGTTTCTCGGAGGTAAAACAGCCCGAGGCTGCGTCGATATGACTAGGTACATATCTcgtgttgcttttcttttcttttctttttttacagtttgcGCAACCTGCTGCTAGTTAATTTGAATAGCTATTTTTAAGTGCCGTGCAGCTGCACTGCGAGAGACACAGGAAGAGAAACAGACCATGCCTGTCTCGATGTGTCATTAATTAGAAAATCACATCAAACAAGCGAATGGCAAATAGAAGAAACATTTTCCGCGTCACGCTGGTACAGAATGGAATAATCTGCGAGGTCGAGGGGAACAACGTGGAAGTGAAATCTGTATCGAAGCTGACGCCGCCTTGATAATAAATCACGTGACTTCTTGTACAGTTTTCAACAGTGTACAGTACGTGAGGTGTGAGTaaccattttattattattattaaacctttatttagagattaaaaatcatatttttcgagggtgacctggacaaaACGGgcaaaaacataagaaacacatagttacaaataaaaaaacaagttaaaaccatttaaatatCCGAAAGAAAAGCTGTTCATGTGAAGAAACAAATaaagtccagacacatcgggcGGCTATAAAACACGTCTGCTGAGATGTCCTCACCCCGTCTGAAAGGTCGAGCAGCTCAGGTGGCCTCGCCCGGACAATAAAAAGGCCGCGTTCACCACGGAAATCACACAAACATCCTGACAGGCTCCCGCCAACGAGTTTTATGGAGCGGCGCGCCGCGATTTATCGCAAACACTCAACAGAAACAGGGAAGTCGagagcttttctttctttttttcttctccttttttctagTAATGTGATGGAAGGCGGTTGAGGCCGGGGTCGAAAAAACAAACGgcgtgaagcccccccccccgccccctcccccgagCCACTTCCTGCGCAGTGTAGTTTCTGCACTTCGGATTCCTTTACAGTATCATCCACGTCGTCGGAAAAAACACAAAGGGCTACAGCTTTTTTTTCCACAGTCTGCAATTACAACCCCCCTTAAAGAAAATGATGTGCCATTAGAAGTGGGAGTGTGTTTGGCAGCCAGAGAGATGGCAGATTTAGGGCGAGTTATTGATTGGAAAAGTGGGGTCTGTCACAGCACATTAGTTCTCAGGGGAGTAATCCACAGCAGGTTGCTGTGAGAAGCATCTGCTGCTGGAGAGAAGTAATTAAAAACAGGATGTTGAGGCAGTTGCCATATAAACAGGAAATAAGACGGCGGTAATAGACACTTCACGCTGATGCTGTGAGATGGTTTTACACCATGCACGTCCACTTAATGGATGCAAGTTGCGTATACCTCAGGTGAAAAAGCTCAAGGTCAGGCCGGACCTGGATTGAATAcagattagtgtgtgtgtgtgtgtgtgtgttagctgtgAATCAGGACGCTAGGCTCGGAGAGCATTGCGCTATCCAAACTTCTCCTCACTGGTACTTTTCCATTCCCGTTATAGACCTCGTGAACGAGAGCGTGCGTCCCCGCCGCGTTCCCACGCCCGTCCGGCACGCCGCTTCCTCCTTTTGAAGGtccaaaagaaggaaagaaggtcaTCCGTCTGTCGCATGTGTTTTGATGACGCTGCGTGTTTGCTGCTGAACTTCCTTTCTGCGCTTTTACTACATTATTTATGTGCGTTTTTATCACAGTGCGTCGTAGCTGCTCATTCAGTCTAATTCCTATTCCCAGGAAATAACTCTCTTTCTGCTCGTGCTCTCGATGTGTCTTAAAAAATCTCGTGCCAGATGGCGCTTTGTGTTCATTGCAATATGTTGTTATGACAACAGTCTGTGCGATGTTTTCCTCTTTTTGATACTTGTCATCTGGCTGCCTCCGTCCTCCGCTCCATAATAAATCATTGGTCTTTATTATCCgcctgtatgtataaatatatataaatatatatgtacaaatgtatgtatacatgtattcatTGTGACGGGTATCTATCTTCTGTCTGTTTGCACTTCCCTTAAATCATCCGGTGTTACACTCTGCCATTCCTGGTTAGTATCAACCAAACTAAGATGAATTGATACTGTTGTTACACTTGTCAATATCTAGATCCGGCCTGTGGAGAGTCCATTTAACTTCCGGTTACCGTCACCACTTTACCCTGTTTCACACTGCCCTCTAGAGGCCGAAGGGAGCCACTGCACAGGTGTGCGCATACGTATTATAGCggcataaatataatgtattcgATATTTAATAACAGTAATTATTCAGTGGGTGACATAGCAGACCTTGAAGCTACACAACAACATTTTAAGTTATTTCCAAactcttttacttttacttttatagTACAAAATAGCATAAAAGTGTATCTTATTTATCATGTATTGTTCTCTGGGCATGTCTCCTCTTTACCACCTGTCCCCATTTTTAATGGCGTCTGTCTGGCTgctatatttttaaaagttaaagACCCCCTCCAGACATTCTGTGAAgggtattaaaaaatatatactcgTCTTTGATTAATAATGTGCATGCacgtcttaaagggacagtgcttGGCATTCAGGGGGCTCTACTGGCAGAAATGGAATAACATACTAATAAACGTGTTTTCTTTAGTATATAAtcacattaaaataataaatgtgtttttgtagcTGTTTATAAATTCATAAGCAACACAAGCGAAGGTGTGAGGAAATAACCAAATGGAATTAATTGATTTgcgtgttttagtttttttcatgtCCCTCAGCAACTGAGAATaaacctcctccttcttcagcaGGTGAAAGTGAAATTATTGCAGAATAAAGGTCAGAGTGGAGTTACAATACTCAAAACTGATTTTTTAATTGAAGGAtttcaagttttaaaaaaactacAGAAAGTTATTCATATCAAAACTGCAGCATTCATTATTTTCACTCATTTCCATGCTCGGATACATTGTGCCACTAGATTCTCCGACGCTTCCCTTTTAAAACAAACGTTTTCCTTTTATCAGGCGACAGAAGAAAAGAGGCGAGATGAAGCAGATGGCGATTATATGTGTGAAATACAGCGTTCAGCTCGGGACAAATGGAATTAACCAATGTAAAATAAAGATATGAAGAGGTCAATTAGCAAATAAACATTTGACACTAACCTGTAGGAAATATGGAAAAATTCACCAAACGAAGGGCACATTTCGTTTTGGTCCAggctacaataaaaaaaacaaaatgtttcatTTATTATCCAATAAGAAAATGAAAAGCAGCAGATGCTCAATATTGGTCCGACCATAAAAGTGTTAACTTCTgcctattatttttttccggatatatctttatttattcatctccttataaatctatttcttttttcatttatttagaatTAGCTGTGTATGTTTCTCAGTAATATTTTAAGTGATAATCCACACGGTTACCCGTCCCACTTCAGCTCCAGTTCCCTAAACTGGTATTGCGGTGTTTCCCCAACAAGCAGAAATGCTTCTCCATGAGCGTGAAGAAATGACCTCTGCCGACCTCTGTCCTCACCGGTGCCGTGTTTCCGTGCCATCTGTCGTTGAGGCCTCGCGGACGTCCGAGTGTGATCTCACACGGAGAGCGCTTGAGAGAAATATCGGGGCTGTCGTTCTTTCACCGAGGATTCGTGGCAAAGACGTCACAAAGTGATGTTTCCCGACAGGACATttgcaaataaataattaaatacactatcgttcaaaagcttggggtcacttagaaatgtccttatttctcaaagtaaagcactgtgtttttcaatgaagataacattaaattaatcataaatacactctctacatagttaatgtggtaaatgactattctcttgtgtgaatgaagtctctacagaggtgtgta
This region includes:
- the gpr18 gene encoding N-arachidonyl glycine receptor, producing MTLNLNFSKMSGAAVRPEPHPAEYRVAGLVFYSFVFAVGLVVNVTALWVFSLTTKKKNSVTVYMINVALVDLTFLLLLPFRMVYLHRDSWPFGDLLCRVVSALTVFYPCMALWLFALISADRYMAVVQPKHGRELRNVPKAVVASLAVWVMTLGGTASLLFSEGDPDRASDFTTCVKMRDVVHVRRDNPVDLARLVFFFLVPVCIMIGCYVVIVDNLLRGRTSRLKPEVKQKSIRIILTLIVQVLVCFVPFHVCLVLRSVGSGTDFSVWAVFSTFLMTLSTVLDVILFYIVSKQFQDRVISVILYRNYLRSVRRKSRRTGTGSVRSLSNLTGVMI